The following nucleotide sequence is from Streptomyces bathyalis.
TTCGAACCGCTCGCTCAAGTCCATTGGTGCTCCTTCGAGGTTGAATTTCTGCATCCTCGCTCCGAGGCATGCTGATCGTTACCGGATGTAGTGCTTTGTCCGTCGCGCAATGCGCTCTGGTGCGAAGGGCTTCGCGAGCGTCGATTCGCCCAGCGTGAGGAGGTCGGTGATCATGACACCCGTTGAGGGTGCAAGCATCAGTCCCAGCATGTTGTGCCCCGCCGCGATGTAGGTGCGGTCGCGTCCGGGCAGCCGTCCGATCGCGGGTAGTCCGTCGGGCGTCATGGGTCGTGGTCCCACCCATTCATTTTCGAGGTGTTCCCACTTCACGCCTTTGAAGTACGGGCGAGCTGCCGCGGTGATCGCCCGCACGCGACGGGGGTTGAAGCGGTCGTGGTTCCGGTCGAACTCCATCGTTCCCGCAACGCGGATTCTGTCGGGCATCGGGTTGATCATCACGTGGGCGTCCCCGAGGTGCACGAGACGGCGCGGGGTGCGTTCGATGGGCACCGAGAAGCTGTAGCCCTTGCCGGGGAACAGATTCAGATCGATCCCGGTCCGGCGGCAGATCTCCCTGGTCCAGACCCCGGCGGCCACCACGACAGCGTCGCTGGTGATGCTGCCTGCCGAACTGTGGACACGAACCTGCCCGTGCGCTTCCTCAGTTGACGTCACCCGGGCCCCCTCGAGGATCGTCACCCCCGAGTCACGGAGCTGTTGCTCCATGCTGTCGACGAACAGGCCTGGATGGAGGGACCACTGACGCTGGACGAGGAATCCGGCTCGAGCACTCGCCGACAGACTGGGTTCGATCTCGGCCAGTTCACCCGGGCCCAGGATCTCCCGCTCCACCGGTGCTCCCAGTTCGGTGAAGCCCCGCAGCGCCATCTGCGCCGAGGTGCGCGACGCGAATGCATAGAGGAAGCCGTCCTTGTTGACCTGCGTCCGCACTCCGGCACCTTCGAGCCCTTCGAACAGCTCGAAGGCGTTGACGGCCAAGTCGGCGAGGGCCGAGGCGCCGGCTTGGTGCTGGGACCTGGTGGCGTGCCGACGGAACCCGAAAAGGAACCGCATGAGATCGGCGCTCAGCTGAGGGCGAATGTAAAGGGCGCTGTCGGGGCGGTGCAGGCGCCTGACCGCTGAGCCGATCACGCCCGGCGCGGGGAGCGGCTCGACGAGGTCGGGGCAAACGCCCCCTGCGTTGCCCCGCGCCGCGCCGCTGCCCACGCGATCGCGTTCCAGCAATGTCACCTCGAGTCCGGATGCGCGCAGATAGTGGGCGCACAAGAGACCGATCAAGCCTCCCCCGATCACGGTGACATTCTCGATACGGCTCACTGCGTCTCCTCCAGCATCGCCGGTGATTCGGCCGGGGAACGGCCGGTGCGAGGGTGGTGCACAGAGGCGCTTGCCTCGTTGAGCGTCATTCCGTTGGTCTCGGGAGCGAGGAAGAACGACGTGATGCAGCCGAGGATGGCTATTCCCGCTCCGACGAACATCGCCGCACTTGTGCTGTAGGCCAGCAGGATCGGCGCACCGTAGGTGCCGATCATGGCGCCGACCCGGCTGAATGCGGTGGCCACACCGTTTGCGGTCGCCCGCACACCGGTGGGGAACAGCTCGGACGGATAGAGAACTTGCATGCACTGGCTGGACATCGACGCGACCGCGTATACGGCGAAGAGCACGATGACGAGCATTGCCGGTGGGGACGACAGAAGACTCAGAACGAGCAGTGGTATGGCGGATATGCCGAAACTCCACAGCAGCAGTGGCCTCCGACCGCGGTTCACCATGAGCATGCCCGACAGAGAACCGAGTACGAAGAAAATCTGGATGACCATGGATCCGACGTACGTCCCGGAGCCGTGAGAAAGGCCGAACGAACCCAGGATTGCCGGCTCGTAGGTGTTGATCGCGTAGAGGGGAAGGAGCTGGCAGGCCCAGAACAACGCGACGAAGATCGTCCGGCGCAGGTAGGGACCCCTGAAGACGTCCAGGTAGCGCACCGTGACCCCGGGATCTTCGGCAACGTCGGCCAGGTCGGCGTCCGGGCCCAGCATCTGGGTCAGCACCGCCTTGGCTTCGTCCGTGCGCCCCTTCTTCAGCAACCATCGCGGGGACTCAGGTGTGCCGATGCGCAGCAGAAGGATGAGCGCCGCGGGTACAGCGCTGCTGGCGAGCATCCAGCGCCATCCCTCCGGTCCGAGAGAGAGCATGGCCCACCCGACGCCGTATGCTGTGGCAGCACCGAGGGACCACATCGTGACCACCACGACCATCAACGGCCCGCGCGACTTCTGCGGGGCGAACTCCGAGGCGATGGTGCCCGCGATGGCAAAGTCCGCGCCGATGGCGATGCCCATCGCGAACCGGAGCACGATCAACTGCCACGGATCGGTTGCGAAGAACTGCAGGACCGAGAGCACGACAAATGCTGCAAGGTCGGCCAGATAGACCTTCTGCCGCCCGATCTTGTCGGTCACATAGCCGAAGATCAAACCGCCGAATACCATCCCGATCAGCGCCGCTGCTCCCAGAAGTCCGGCTTGGGTCGAGTCCATACCGAACGACACCGTGATGAGGGGAAGGGCGACACCGATGATGCTGAGGATGAATCCGTCGCAGAACTCCCCACCGCCGGCGTACATAGTGATCAGCCAATGGGTTCGTGAAGGCCGGACGTTTTCCAGGGACCTCGCCATAGTCGTCTCCTGATCATTCTTTCGACGACGCCATTACCGAACGGAAAGCTCTTCCATTGCGGACAACAGGCCGCTTCCGCCGGATCGGCCGACGGTTCTTGGAGACGCTAGGCACGTCAAACGAATTCGTCACCGTACGATTCGTCCGAAGCCGGTGCAGGCTTACCCCGGCACATTTGTACTTTCCATCCAACACTGCAAAACGGAGAGTGAGCCGATGGTTGAGCGCAGCAGGACGCCGGTCCTGACGGCCGAACTCGCTCAGGAAATCGCCAGCGAGACGGGCAGCGTCGTCGGCTTCCAGGTCTTGATCACCGACCGCGACGGCACCGTCATCGGAGCTGGAGACCCGTTGCGTGTCGGCAGCGTCCACGAGGCGTCAAAGGAGGTGCTCCGAACCCAGGCGCCGGCATGGCACACCGCCGAGCAAGCCAAGCGCCTGAAGGGTGTCCGACCAGGGATCACTCTTCCGCTCGTCATCGACGGGACCGCCATCGGCACCGTGGCCATCGCCGGATCTCCCCGCCGCGTCCGTCAATTCGGCCTGGTCGTACGGCGCCAGACGGAAATCCTCCTCGAGCAGGCAGTGATCATAAAATCGCGCATGCTCAGGGAGCACGCGATGCAAGATCTGCTCCGCGACATCGTGTTCTTCGATCCCGAGGTGATGGAACCCGAAGCCCTCGAACTGCGCGCAGCAGAACTCGGCTTCGACCCCGACATCAGACGTGCGGTGCTGCTCGCGAAGTTCGATCCAATATCAGAGGCAAGTGCGGAGCTGGGGCCGGTACGCCCGCTGCGCATCGTCAGAGAAGTCTTCGACGCCGTACAGGACGTGACTGTCGAGCTCACCTCCGGCCGCATCGTCATCCTGCACTCCATGCCCCAGGACCGGACACGCAGCGACGCGATCGACTTGCTCACTCAACGCGCAGAGACCCTGTGCGAAAACTTGGAGAACCAGGCGGCACTCACTGCGCAGGTGGGCATCAGTGCGGTCACGTCCGGCTTTCGCGGGCTGCACGACTCCTATCAGGACGCAGCCACCGCACTACGCATCGGCCCCCGCACCGGCAGTGGTGCAGTCTTCCCGATCGAGGAGATGCGTCTCCAACAGCTGCTCACGTCAGAGGGGCACTACCCGCGCAGGCGTTTCCGGGAGATCACGCTGGGCCGCCTGCCCGCCCAGCGGGACTGGCACACGCTCCGCGCCACCCTGATGGCATGGGTCGAGGGCGGATTCAATCTGATCCGTGCCTCGGAACTGCTCCACATCCACCGCAACACGCTCCTCTACCGACTGGACAAGATCACACGCCTGGCCGGCCGGCCGGTTCGAAATCCCTCTGACGCCATCAGCCTCTACCTCGCCTGTCTGACCGATCAGATCGACAGCGTGCGCGAGGAATAGTCACAGTGGATTGGCGTGGCATGTGACTTGCCCCCGCTACTTCGGTTCCTGACTGCTCACGGGCGGTGCGCCATGCGTAAATAAGGATCCCGCTGACCTCCCTATTGGGAGGACGTACTCGCGGCCGTACAGGCGCAACGTGGCTCCGGGGAAGCGGTCCGCCTTCTGTTCAGCAAAGACGGCATGGAAGTCGATGACTGGATTCTTCGGTGGGGCCTGTTCGCCGGGTCGAGGGCGTACTGCCCTTCGACTTCGATCTTCCGTGAAGATCGTTCGCGTGCGGGAGTAGGGGAATGTGAAGACCCGGCCGGACGGGCAGTCCGGGCTGATAGGTAATCATCCCGACGACCGTCATTCTTCGACCCTCGAGGTCCTCGCGCCCCCGAATGGAGCCCACCCCATGCCCAAGCCCCTGTCTTCCCTTGCTACTTGGGGCCTCGCGGCCGCAGCCGCCGGTGCGCTGCTCGTGGGCTGTTCGTCGGAGGAGGCGAAGCTGCCCAAGGACAAGGTGGCGAACACGGTGGCCGAGAAGCTCGCCGCGCAGACGGGTCAGCCGAAGCCGGACGTCACCTGCCCCAAGGATCTCGTCGGAAAGGTCGGCACCACGCTGCGCTGCAAGCTCACCGCGAGCGACGGCAGCAGCCTCGGCGTGACGGTCAAGGTCACCTCCGTCGACGGCGACGACATCAAGTACGACATCAAGGCCGACGGATAGAACTCCGTGAGACAGGCCAGGGCCCCGATCGCCGGACGTTCCGCCGGTGTTCGGGGGGCCTTGGCTACTGCCAGGCGCGCGCCGGTGAGTGGTCGACCACGCGGGACAGGTAGTCGAGCTTGCGCAGCACGTCCCGTGGGCGCAGCCGCTCCTCGTGCCAGGTGAGGACCTCGCCGTTCTCGAACCGCAGCGGCCGGTCCTGCAGCGCGGGCCCGTGCAGGAGGTAGCGGGTCAGCCCCGGTGCCGCGAGCTGCTTCGCCGCCGCCCGGTCCTCGGCGATCACGCGGTTGTCGGCGTCGAACTCCGCGTCCCCGGTCGCGACGATCTTCCCGCCGCCGAACACCGAGTCCAGGAAGCCCTCTTCGCGGAAGACGGTCCGGGGCACCTCCCCAGGTGTCGAGACGGCGAAAACCGCGTAGTACTCCGACGTCTCCCTGCTGTCGGCCCCCGTGCCCGTCGATTCGTCCTCGTACTCGAAGTACCGGAACTCCCGCCCCTTGTACCGGCCGTGCGTGTAGTCCGACACCAGCAGCCCGGTGCTCACATCGGGGAACGGCTCCACGCCCTCCAGCCGGTCCACGACTCCCGACCGGCTCGGCTCGTACGACCATCCGTGCTCGCGGGCCAGTTGGGCCAGACCGGCCTCCTCGCCCGCACTCCGTGCATCCACCTGCTTCCCCCAGTAGATGAGCCCGAGGACGCTGGCGAAGAACCCGCCCATCACCACCACCACTCCGCCCATGACCAGCGCCGCGACCCGTCGCGGGTACCTCTTGTTGCCGACGACCAGCGTGAACTTCTTGCCGTTCGGCCCGTGTTCGGCAAAGGTCCGGCCGCTCGTCCAGTTCCCGCTCACGACATCCCCCTCCGGTGGTGTGGCACCGCACGTCCGCCCGTCCGGCCCCGGCAGGCGGGGGAGTTGGGCTCGGCACAGCGTAGGGAACCCCGGAGCACCGGCGCGACGCGGAGATGGGACGGAGGGAACACGCGTGTGATGGCATGTGAGGCTGAGGTGCAGGTTGTATCGGAGTGCGCGGGGGCTGGGCCCACCGCGGCACAGGGAGGCATGCTGACGTCATGGAAGCCTTGTTGTACGTGCTGTTTTTTGTCGCGCTGGGGGCCCTGATCACCTGGTCCAAGAAGCGCTCCGCTCGGCGTGTGCAGGAGACCGCGGCGGGCCGGGCCGAGCTGAGATCCCTTGCGGAGGGCCGTGGATGGACCTACCAGCCCGGGGTCCCCGGGCTCATCGACGAGTTCTCCGGCGCCGGGCCGCTGCCCGTCGCGAAGGGGGTGGCCGGCGGCAACGTCGTCACCGGAACGCACCGCGGATTCGCCTTCCGCGCCTTCGAGTACCAGAGCACCCTCTCCATCGGGTCCGGGGTGGACAACCACTCGCGGCAGCAGATCCACTACTTTCCCGTGTGGGCACTGAAGTTGACCGCGCCCGTTCCCGACATCCGTATCCTGCACCGGCGTTGGCACAGCAAGCTCACCTCGGGCACTCCGCTCACCACGGGGATTCCCCAGGTCGACGAGCAGTTCCACATCGTCGCCGAGGACGAGGAGCGCGCCCGGGCGTTGCTGCACAGCGGGCTGGCCCAGTTCCTGACCTCCGACCCGCGCGCCGGCGAGTGGCCGCTCGAGGTGCGCTACGGACACCTGCTCACCTGGCGTCGGGAGGAGAAGCTCTCGACCGAGAACCTCGACGTGATGCTGGACTTCCTCACGGACGCCGTCGGGAGGCTTCCGGCCCAGACGTCGTAGCCCGGACGTCGTGACGCAGACGTCCCGGTCACCGTCAGCCGGTTTCCGGGACGCTTTTCTCCCGCCTCCTCGCTCCCCGGATGCCGTCCGGGTGGCTGTCGGCGCGTGCAACGGCCGTCGTGTGAATGTCTCTTGCAGGGACTGTGGTGTTGTGCGCTGCCGATGCCACCGAGTCGCGATGATGCTTGACTGGTCGTCAACCATCGGGGGAGGGACTGACCGCGGTTCACCCCCGGGTACGAGTTGAAACGGGGTGCGCATGACTGACGTGCGCGTGGAACCGGGCGAGCTCCGCTCGGCATCGGGAAAGATCAAGAAGGCTGTGGACAAGGGCGACGACGCCAAGCTCGACGAGATCGCGAACGGCGCCGACTTCGGCCACGGCGACGCGGCCAAGGCCTTCTCGGAGCTGATGGCCACCTGGAACGTGGCCGTCACCAAGACGCTCAAGGATGACGCGGAGTCCGCCGCGGACAAGCTCAACGACAACGCCGCGTCGTACGAGCGTTCCGAGCGGCAGTCGCAGAACCACTTCACGGGACCCGCGGCCGGCGTGCCGGGCCCGATCTACTAACGGGGACACAATGGCGGCACAACTCGGCGAGACCCGCGATCCGCGCGAGCTGATACCGGGCAATCCCGAAGACCTCACTGGCCGGGCCGACAAGCTCCGCGCCAGGTCCAAGACCCTCGAAGGCATCGGGGACGACTTGGGCGCCATCCGCGTTCCCAGCTGGGAGGGCAAGGCCAGCGACGCCTTCTGGAAGGACTTCTCACCCCAGAAGGCGCGCTGGCATCGCGGCTCCGACTCGATGGCCGAGGCCGAGAAGGCCCTGCGCGACTACGCCAGAACCCTCAGCTGGGCCCAGTCCCAGGCGGAGCGGGCCATCCGGCAGCACGACAGCGGGGACGAAGCCGGGGCCGAGACGACGCTCAACTCCGCGCGAACCCAATTGGAGACGGCAGGCAACACCGCGGCGAAGAAGTTCGAGGCCCAGGGCGGCAAGGCCGACGGCGCCCCGGACTGGCTGTTCTTCTCTGCGGAGGCGGCCGAGAGCGACGTGGGCAAGATGTCCATGGCGAACACACCCCGCGAGTTCACCGACCGGATGAACCCGCTGACGTCCCCCAGAGCCTGGGGCGACTACAAGAACCTGACGCCTGAGCAGCGGGAGGCACTGCGCGAGGGAACCTCCGGCAAGGGCCCCGGCATCGTCGTCATGGGTCCCTCCGTCTCCGGAAGCGCGAGCGTGTGGGGGGCGGAGGCCCAGGGCCGCAGCGACTTCGCGGGCGGCGAGGTCTCCGGCAAGGCCGGTGTGAACCTTCTCGGCGTCGAGGGGCGGGCAGGCGTCGGTCTGCAGGACGGCAACGCCACCGCCTCGGCCTCCGGAAAGGCGTACCTGGCCCAGGCCTCGGCCGAAGGCAAGTACACCGCCGGCTACTTCGAGGCATCCGGCAAGGCTTCGGCCTTCGCCGGCGCCCAGGCGGAGGCCAAGGGGTCCGTCGGCATGGACGGCGTCCACGGTCAAGCCGGAGCCTTCGCCGGAGCCAAGGCCGAAGCGGAGGGGCACGCCTCGGTGGCGGGTGTCGGCGTGGGTGGTACCGCCGAGGGCTGGGCCGGAGTCGGTGCCGAGGCCAAGTTCGACGCCGGCTTCAAGGACGACGGAACGTTCGTCATCGGAGGCGAGGCCGGGGTCGGCCTCGGCCTCGGCGGCAAACTCGGCGGTCAGATCGAGATCGACCCGGGCAAGGTCACCGATGCGGCCGGGGACGCGGCGGACGCGGTCGGGGACTGGGGCTCGAGCGCCAAGGACACGGTCGGCGGCTGGTTCGACTGATCCGCGGCGGGGCGGCCCCGCCCGGGGCTCCCCGCCGGCGGCTACTCCCCGTCGTTTCCCGTACCGTCGCAATCCGTACCGCAAGGAGTTGATCCACCATGCCGGGCACACTTCCGGTGCCGCTCAACGTCGAGCTTCCGCAGGGCTGGGAGTCGGCACCCCCGGACAAGGTCGGCGCACCGCATGCCGCCTTCGTCGCGCTGCACAAGACCTCTCAGGGTCAGGGCTTCACGCCCAACATCACGGTCACCGGCCGCACCCTCGAGGGTTCGGGGAGTCTGCACCGCCTCGCGGAGGAGTCGGTGCAGCGGCTGCGCGAGAACCTCGGCGCCGTCGATGTCGTCAAGCGCACCGAGGTGGGCACCTCCACGGCGCCGGGCCTCGTCGACGCCCCGGGAATCGTGCAGAACCTGCGCATCCAGGCCACCGTCAACGAGCAGCCGATGGAGCTCGCGCAGAGCCAGTTCATCCTGCTGCTGGAGAACGAGCAGCAGCGCGGTGAACTCGTCGAGATCGAGGTGGCGTTGACGGCAAAGATGAGCCAGCTCGACGACGTCCTCGAGGACTTCCAGACCTTCCTCTCCGCCCTCCGCCCGGCCGCTCCCACCTCGGAGGGCAACGGGCCGGCCTGACCCCGCGGCAGGAACCAGCCGGGCCGCCGATCTGTGAGTCCGGGCCCCGGCCACCGCCCGTGGCCGGGGCCCGCGGTCGGTTCCGGGGGCTCGCCCGAGGACCGCGCTCGCCCCGCCGCTTGCCTCGCCGTTTGCTCCGTCACCCGCGGGCCGCGGGGACGGCCTGCCGTCCGCGAAGAGGACGTGGACGTGGAAGCCTGCCCGGCGCGCGCACCGCCGGAGCCGCCCGCGCCGGCTCCGCCGGAACGTCGATCGAGTAGCCCCGCAGCGCCCGCGCGAATCGCCAGCCGCCGCAGCCCAGTTGGAGCTGGAGGTCCCAGGTTCCGGGGGCAAGGGGCTTGCCGTTGTCGGCCGTCGAGGGGTCGACGGTGAACTCGGTCTCGAAGCTCAGGGAGCACGCGTCCGGATCCTCCTGGTTCCGGCCGGTTCCCTGGAGACGGGACGTGAGCCCTGCCGGCAGCCCCATCCGGCGCGCTGCCCTGGCCACCGGTTCCGCCGCGGTGCCCTCGTCCCGCACGGGCACTTCGACCACGCGGTGGGTCAGCGGCACGCTGAGCACCGTTCCTCCCTCGCGGTGGCGGAGCAGGCCGCGGACGTTGCTGCGCTGCACGGCCTTGGTGAAGTCGGCCGCCTCCGATGCTCCCGGCACGGCGGCGACGCGGGGCGGCAGCCGCAGCAGACGGCGGCCCCCCGCGCGGGAGAAGACGAGGGGCGAGGAGGTGGCTCCCCTGCCCTTCCTGCGAACGAGCCTGGTCTCGCACCTGACGGTGAGCCGGCCGTCCTTCCAGCCTGCCGAGCGGACGCGGGGCCGGTGGTCCACTCCGGCTTCGAACTCCGCCTGTTCCACGAGGGGTTCGAGCTCGCGGTGCCTGGCGAGTGCTGCGACGATCCGCAGCCGCGTCGTCAGT
It contains:
- a CDS encoding NAD(P)/FAD-dependent oxidoreductase → MSRIENVTVIGGGLIGLLCAHYLRASGLEVTLLERDRVGSGAARGNAGGVCPDLVEPLPAPGVIGSAVRRLHRPDSALYIRPQLSADLMRFLFGFRRHATRSQHQAGASALADLAVNAFELFEGLEGAGVRTQVNKDGFLYAFASRTSAQMALRGFTELGAPVEREILGPGELAEIEPSLSASARAGFLVQRQWSLHPGLFVDSMEQQLRDSGVTILEGARVTSTEEAHGQVRVHSSAGSITSDAVVVAAGVWTREICRRTGIDLNLFPGKGYSFSVPIERTPRRLVHLGDAHVMINPMPDRIRVAGTMEFDRNHDRFNPRRVRAITAAARPYFKGVKWEHLENEWVGPRPMTPDGLPAIGRLPGRDRTYIAAGHNMLGLMLAPSTGVMITDLLTLGESTLAKPFAPERIARRTKHYIR
- a CDS encoding putative T7SS-secreted protein codes for the protein MAAQLGETRDPRELIPGNPEDLTGRADKLRARSKTLEGIGDDLGAIRVPSWEGKASDAFWKDFSPQKARWHRGSDSMAEAEKALRDYARTLSWAQSQAERAIRQHDSGDEAGAETTLNSARTQLETAGNTAAKKFEAQGGKADGAPDWLFFSAEAAESDVGKMSMANTPREFTDRMNPLTSPRAWGDYKNLTPEQREALREGTSGKGPGIVVMGPSVSGSASVWGAEAQGRSDFAGGEVSGKAGVNLLGVEGRAGVGLQDGNATASASGKAYLAQASAEGKYTAGYFEASGKASAFAGAQAEAKGSVGMDGVHGQAGAFAGAKAEAEGHASVAGVGVGGTAEGWAGVGAEAKFDAGFKDDGTFVIGGEAGVGLGLGGKLGGQIEIDPGKVTDAAGDAADAVGDWGSSAKDTVGGWFD
- a CDS encoding MFS transporter: MARSLENVRPSRTHWLITMYAGGGEFCDGFILSIIGVALPLITVSFGMDSTQAGLLGAAALIGMVFGGLIFGYVTDKIGRQKVYLADLAAFVVLSVLQFFATDPWQLIVLRFAMGIAIGADFAIAGTIASEFAPQKSRGPLMVVVVTMWSLGAATAYGVGWAMLSLGPEGWRWMLASSAVPAALILLLRIGTPESPRWLLKKGRTDEAKAVLTQMLGPDADLADVAEDPGVTVRYLDVFRGPYLRRTIFVALFWACQLLPLYAINTYEPAILGSFGLSHGSGTYVGSMVIQIFFVLGSLSGMLMVNRGRRPLLLWSFGISAIPLLVLSLLSSPPAMLVIVLFAVYAVASMSSQCMQVLYPSELFPTGVRATANGVATAFSRVGAMIGTYGAPILLAYSTSAAMFVGAGIAILGCITSFFLAPETNGMTLNEASASVHHPRTGRSPAESPAMLEETQ
- a CDS encoding WXG100 family type VII secretion target; translated protein: MTDVRVEPGELRSASGKIKKAVDKGDDAKLDEIANGADFGHGDAAKAFSELMATWNVAVTKTLKDDAESAADKLNDNAASYERSERQSQNHFTGPAAGVPGPIY
- a CDS encoding CdaR family transcriptional regulator — encoded protein: MVERSRTPVLTAELAQEIASETGSVVGFQVLITDRDGTVIGAGDPLRVGSVHEASKEVLRTQAPAWHTAEQAKRLKGVRPGITLPLVIDGTAIGTVAIAGSPRRVRQFGLVVRRQTEILLEQAVIIKSRMLREHAMQDLLRDIVFFDPEVMEPEALELRAAELGFDPDIRRAVLLAKFDPISEASAELGPVRPLRIVREVFDAVQDVTVELTSGRIVILHSMPQDRTRSDAIDLLTQRAETLCENLENQAALTAQVGISAVTSGFRGLHDSYQDAATALRIGPRTGSGAVFPIEEMRLQQLLTSEGHYPRRRFREITLGRLPAQRDWHTLRATLMAWVEGGFNLIRASELLHIHRNTLLYRLDKITRLAGRPVRNPSDAISLYLACLTDQIDSVREE
- a CDS encoding DUF4333 domain-containing protein, translating into MPKPLSSLATWGLAAAAAGALLVGCSSEEAKLPKDKVANTVAEKLAAQTGQPKPDVTCPKDLVGKVGTTLRCKLTASDGSSLGVTVKVTSVDGDDIKYDIKADG